The Streptomyces sp. B3I8 nucleotide sequence AGGATCGCCCGTACGGCCGAGTCCCCGGCGGCCGATCGCGCCGCGTCCCGCAGAGCCTCCTTGGTGACGACGTTCAGCGCGTTCATCGCCTCCGGACGGTTCAGCACGATCGTCGCGAGCCCGTCGTTCACCTCGTACAGCACGGTGTCGGCCATGGGGTCCCCTCGAAGCAGGTCGTAGTGCGCGGTTCGTGGCGCGGTCCGTGGTGCGGTGCTGCCATGACTCGACGTACCCACCGGTATGTCGAGCCCATGCGTACCGTCCGAAGGACAGCATGGCGGAGTTCCCGGGCGGCCGACCGGCGGGCGCGTGTGACCTGCGTCAAAGAACCGCGGCCCGGATCCGGCACCGAAATGGCCCGCGGGGCGGCGAAGTATCGCAGCAGCATCCCCGAATTGAGTGGTTTTGCTCGCGCGCGTTGCCCAAGCGATGCCGACTGATGTTGGTCATCGGGTCCGGGGATGCGGGATAATGGCAGGGAAGCAATGTGTTCGATGCCGGTGTCGTGTGTCCATCGAGGGACCGCGTGCCCTTTTCGCGGGGGCCGTCGGCTGACGATGACCTGGTTTCAGGAAGGGGAACGAGCATGGCGGCCATGAAGCCGCGGACGGGTGATGGCCCGCTCGAGGTGACCAAGGAGGGGCGGGGCATCGTCATGCGCGTTCCGCTCGAAGGCGGGGGCCGACTCGTCGTCGAGCTGACCCCGGACGAGGCCGACGCGCTCGGCGACGCCCTCAAGAAGGTCGTCGGCTGAGGCGCAAGCGGCCCTTACCCCCTTCAACGGCCCAGGCATCGCGACGATGATGCCTGGGCCGCTCGCTTCTCCACAGCCGTCCCGGGCTCGGGGCTCGGCCGTCCGACGCCGGGCACCGGACGGCTCAGCGCTTGACCGCGCACAGCAGGCCGTCGCCCACCGGCAGCAGCGACGGCACCAGGTCCTGGCTCTCCCGCACCGCTCGCAGCAGTTCACGCAGCCGCACCACCTCGGCGGGCTGCGGTCCGGAGTCGATGGTGCGTCCGTCGGCGAAGACGCCCTCGAAGACGACCAGCCCACCCGGCCGCAGAAGACGCAACGATTCAGCGAGATAGTCGAGGCATTCCATGCGGTCGCCGTCGCAGAACATCAGGTCGTAGCCGGCGTCGGCGAGCCGGGGCAGTACGTCCAGAGCCCGGCCGGGGATGAACCGGGCCCGGTTGCTGGCGAAACCGGCCGCGCGGAAGGCCTGCCGGGCGAACTGCTGACGTTCCGGCTCGGGGTCGACCGTGGTCAGCACGCCGTCCGGGCGCATGCCGTGCAGCAGGTGGATGCCCGACACGCCGGTGCCGGTGCCGATCTCCGCCACGGCCTTGGCGTCGACGGTGGCCGCGAGCAACCGCAGGGCCGCACCCGCGCCGGGCGACACCGAGCGCAGCCCTGCCTCCCGGGCCCGCTCCCGGGCCCAGTGCAGCGCGTCGTCCTCGGCGACAAAGGCGTCGGCGAACGCCCAGCTCGTCTGCCGGTTGGCGGTAATGACCCTCTCCTGTCCCCGTTGTTGCCTCGGCGTGACTGTATCCGTTGGCGTCGGGAACCCGCAGATGGGACCGGGCGTTAAAAGGGACGACGAAGCCGACGGGGGAGTGAGCGGGGGCGGGAGATGACGAAGTGCGTCGAGCAAGTGCTGACGCAGCCGTATGAGCCGGATCAGCGCGTATCAAATTCTCGTAAAACCGCTTATCCGGAGCTAACGGGCGGGGTGGCTATGGTAGGGGCTCCACTGGACACCACCAGAGCCGACAGGGGAGGTGCGGCCGCGCGCGAGGAACGGGGAGGAGTGTTTCGACGACTTCTCGGCTCGGCGGGCAGGCCTAAATCCGTGACCGACACCGCTGACAGCATCCAGGCTGCCGACTCCGCTCAGACAGCGACCTTCTCCACTGAAGCGGACTCGCAGGCGTGGACTCCGCCCACCTGGGAGGAGATCGTCAGCACGCACAGTGGCCGCGTCTACCGCCTCGCCTACCGTCTGACGGGCAACCAGCACGACGCCGAGGACCTCACCCAGGAGGTCTTCGTCCGCGTCTTCCGCTCCCTGTCGACGTACACGCCCGGCACCTTCGAGGGCTGGCTGCACCGCATCACCACCAACCTGTTCCTCGACATGGTCCGCCGCAAGCAGCGCATCCGCTTCGACGCCCTGGGGGACGACGCGGCCGAGCGGCTGCCCAGCCGCGAGCCCACCCCCCAGCAGATCTTCAACGACGCGCACTTCGACGCGGACGTGCAGCAGGCGCTCGACACGCTCGCGCCCGAGTTCCGCGCGGCCGTCGTCCTCTGCGACATCGAGGGCCTTTCCTACGAGGAGATCGCCGCCACCCTCGGCGTCAAGCTCGGCACGGTCCGCTCCCGCATCCACCGGGGCCGCTCCCAGCTCCGCAAGGCACTCGCCCACCGGTCCCCCGAGGCGCGAGCCGAGAAGCGACGCGGTTTCGCGTTTCCGGGAGTGCCCGCGCTGGGAGGAGGGGGCGCGACCGCGTGACTGGATCACGTCGTCCCACACCGGCCGAGCAGCACCTGGGAGACCGGCTCTCCGCCCTGGTGGACGGAGAGCTCGGCCACGAGTCGCGTGAGCGCGTCCTGGCACACCTCGCCACCTGCGCGAAGTGCAAGGCCGAGGCGGACGCCCAGCGGCAGTTGAAGAGTGTCTTCGCCAAGGCCGCGCCGCCGCCGCCGTCCGCGAGCTTCCTGGCCAGGCTGCAGTGCCTGCCCGCCGGGGGTGACTCCGACGACGACGCCGGCCCGCCGCCGTCCGGGTTCGCGCGCGGCGGCCGTCCGGGGCGGGCGGCCCCGGAATCCGGGCTGTTCGGTGTCCTGGCCGATCCCTTCCGCTACGTCCCCTCGGGCGCCCACGCGACTGCGCTGTCCCCGTCCGAGGACCACGCGCTCTCCGGCGACCCCGGCGGCGACCGCGGCTTCCGCATCGCCCACGTGGGCCGTCCCGAGGAGCGCGCGGCCTCGCGCGGGCTGCGGTTCGCGTTCGTCGCGGCCGGAGCCGTGTCGCTGGCCGCCATCGCGCTCGGCGGGGTGACCGCGGGGAGCCCCGCGGACCCGGCGTCACAGGCGCGGGGCGCGGGGGCCGGCAGCAACGTCGGCCCGGCACAGGCGGCGGCCACGACGGCGGCGACGACGGAGAACCGCAGGCGCCGTGCCGCCGGCCCCCTGCCGGCGCAGACGCGGCGGATACAGGAGGACGCGGCGGTGTCCGTGGGCGTCGGCGCACCCCTGCTGCCGGGGACACCGGAGTCGGGAGGAGCGCAGGCGCGGGACATGGCGCAGTCCCTGACGGCACCGGTGGCGGCCGGGGCGGTCGTCGGATCCCCGCTGATCCGTGCCCTCACGACGGTGAGCCCCCTCCGGCTCGGCGCCTGGCCCGCGCCCCCCGGCCTGACACCCCCGCCCCTCCCGCCGACGCTGCCGTGACCGCCGCTTCCGGGCAGCTCCGCCCGCACTGGCCGTCCCCGAGGACCCGTCCTCGGGGACGGCCAGTGCGGGCGGGGACGCAGGCGAGGAAAAAGAGGTCCGGACCTGGTTGAATCCGGGGAGGCGCGCTCCCACGGAGGAACCATGACCCAGGACGGCGACATCGAGCCGGGCCTCTCCCACCCGCCCGTCACCACCGCCCCCGCCACGCCTCCCTGGCACCGGTACGACCCGTGGTCACCCACCCCCTTCCAGGACGTCCCCGCCCCCGCGCCCCGGCGCCCCCGCACACCTCGCCGCACCGTCCTCGCCGCCGCCCTCGCGGTCTTCTTCGCCTCCGGCGCCGCGGGCCTCGCCATGGGCGCCTATCTGGAGCACGAGAACCTCCGGTCAACGCTCCCCGAGACCGGGCACGACCTCCCGGACCGCCCCGCCCGCAGCGTCCCCGACATCGCCGCCGACGCCCTTCCCGGCGTCGTCACCCTCCACGTCCGGGGCGTCGGCCGGCAGGACACCGGCACCGGCTTCGTCTTCGACACCCACGGCCGCATCCTGACCAACAACCACGTCGTCGCCCCCGGCGACTCCGACGACGGCGAGATATCCGTGACCTTCGCCGACGGCACGACCTCCCGCGCCACCCTCGTCGGCCGGGACGCCCACTCCGACCTGGCCGTCGTCGAGGCCGCGCACGCCGGGCACCTCACCCCGCTCCCCCTCGGCAACTCCGACGACGTCCGCGTCGGCGACCCGGTCGTGGCGATCGGCGCCCCCTTCGACCTGCCGGGCACCGTCACCGCCGGCATCGTCAGCGCCACCAGGCGGTCCGTCACCGCGAACGGCGAGAAGGGCGAGGGCGACGACGTGTCGTACACCGACGCGCTGCAGACCGACGCCCCGATCAACCCCGGCAACTCCGGCGGGCCCCTCCTCGACGGGCGCGCCCGCGTCGTCGGCATCAACTCCGCCATCCGCGCCGCCGACGCCGACGCGGACGCGGCGGAGGGCACGGCGGGCTCGATAGGGCTCGGCTTCGCCATCCCCGTCAACCACGCCCGGCGGGTCGCCGACCAGTTGATCGCCGAGGACCGCGCCGGGGGCACCGGTTGAACGCCCGAACCGGGGCGAACACCCCCTCCCACGCGGGGCACGGCAGGGAGAACGCGGCGTGTACAGGGGGTACGACGGCCCGGACGGTACCGGTCCCCGGGTGTCGGCGGGTACCGTGGACCCGGCCCGCACCACGGAAGACCTGCCCAGAAGAGCGAGGGCCGAGGGCCGCGGACATCGCGAGGAGCGTCAGGTGTTCAACGACATAGGACCGTTCGAGCTGGTGACGATCATCGTCCTTGCCGTGCTCGTCTTCGGCCCGGACAAGCTCCCGAAGGTCATTCAGGACACCATGCGGACGATCCGCAAGATCCGCGAGTTCTCGGAGAGCGCCAAGCAGGACATCCGCGACGAGCTCGGCCCGGAGTTCAAGGACTTCGAGTTCGAGGACCTCAACCCCAAGACGTTCATCCGCAAGCAGATGGAGAACGACGAACTGGGGCTGAAGGAGATCCGCAACGGCTTCGACCTGAAGAAGGAGATGGCCGAGGTCGCGGAGGCGGTCCACAGCGGCGAGGCCGAGACGACGAGGGCCTCCGGCGCTGCCGTCGACATGCGCAAGCAGCCGGAGCTCACCAAGAAGGAGACGCCGCAGGAGCGCCCGCCCTTCGACGCGGACGCCACCTGAGCTTCCCCCCGGCCTGCGCACGGCCTCCTGCGGCCCGCGCACCCCCTGCGCCCCGCGTGCCCCCGGCGTGCGCCCCGGACCCGCGTGTCGGACACCCGACCGGCGCTCGTACGACGCGTACGAGGCCGTACGCGCCGGGTGTTTCCCGGTCACCCGTGACGCGGTGGCTATGCTGCCCAGTTGTTGCGCGGACCAGAAAAGAGCGAGGACGCCCGTGGGGGGCGGGCCGCTCGGGTCCCGCCAGGAACTGAGGAGGCGTCCGGGTACATGGAGACGACGAGTCGGGTGGGCGCGCAGGCGCCGGTCGCGGAGGACGGCCAACAGGTCCCCTCCGCCCGGCGCACGGCCGACGGCTACCTGCGCGCGCCCTTCCCTTGGTACGGCCTCGACGAGGCGTTCACGGGGCCGCGCTGGCTGATGCAGGTGGGCGCCGCCGCCGACGGTGCGGTGGAGCACGGTTCGCTCGGGCACGGCGACGAGCCGTCCATCCGTCACGAGACGACGGAGGACGAGAAGGAACGGTTCGCGGTCGTGGTGACGGTCGCGGCGCATCCGGGCCGGCGCAGCCCGGACGGCACGGGGCAGCTGGAGGCCACCTCGGTGTCCTCCGCGGCCTGGCTGGCGGGTGCGGGGCTGCTGACCTGCACCTGGCCCGGACAGCTCGACCACACGCTGCGGGACGACTGGCTGGCCCAGCAGACCGAGACGGCGTGGATCCTCGCCGACGACCTGGACGGACCGGAGTGGTCCTCGCTGTCGCTGCCGGTGGACGGCGTGCCGACGCCGTTCCACTACCGGGAGTCCGAGTTCGGCTGGGTCCTCGCCGGTTCCACCGAGCAAGGGGTGCACGTGGGGGCGTACGGGCGCGGAATGAGCGCGTACGGTCTTGGCTTCGCCGTCGCGGAGATCGGCGCGTACGCCTAGGGCCGGTTGCGGCGCGACCGCGGGCGGGTCGTGGCTGGTCGCGCCCACGCCGCGGAGCCGCACAATGTCACAGCCCCGCGCCCCTCAGGGGGCGCTGCCCCCGGCGGGGGCCTTGAAGGGTTCGCCGGGGGCCCGCACCCTGTGACCCCTCAGAACTTGTTCTTCGGGGTGATGCCCAGCGTCATGCCAGCCAGGCCGCGTTGGCGGCCGCCCAGCTTGCCGGCGATGGCGCGGAGCGCGGAGCCGGCGGGGGAGTCGGGGTCGCTCAGGACGACCGGCTTGCCCTCGTCGCCGCCCTCGCGCAGCCGGACGTCGATCGGGATGGAGCCGAGGACCGGGACCGTGGCGCCGGTGGTGCGGGTCAGGCCGTCGGCGACCGTCTGGCCGCCGCCCGTGCCGAACACGTCGACCATCTCGCCGCAGTGCGGGCACGGCAGACCCGCCATGTTCTCGACCACGCCGACGATCTTCTGGTGCGTCTGCACGGCGATGGAACCGGCCCGCTCGGCGACCTCGGCCGCCGCCTGCTGGGGAGTCGTCACGACGAGGATCTCGGCGTTCGGCACGAGCTGGGCCACGGAGATGGCGATGTCGCCCGTGCCCGGCGGGAGGTCGAGCAGGAGGACGTCCAGGTCGCCCCAGTACACGTCCGCCAGGAACTGCTGCAGCGCGCGGTGCAGCATCGGGCCGCGCCAGACGACCGGGGCGTTGCCCGGGGTGAACATGCCGATGGAGATGACCTTCACGCCGTTGGCGGACGGCGGCATGATCATGTTCTCGACCTGGGTGGGACGGCCGTCCGCGCCCAGCATGCGCGGCACGCTGTGGCCGTAGATGTCGGCGTCGACGACGCCCACCTTCAACCCGTCGGCCGCCATGGCCGCCGCCAGGTTGACCGTGACGGAGGACTTGCCGACGCCGCCCTTGCCGGAGGCCACCGCGTAGACGCGGGTGAGCGAGCCGGGCCTGGCGAACGGGATCTCGCGCTCGGCCTGGCCGCCGCGCAGGGCGGACGCCAGTTCCTTGCGCTGCTCGTCGCTCATCACGTCCAGCGTGACGTCGACCCGGGTGACGCCCTCCACGCGGGAGACCGCCTCGGTCACGCCCTGGGTGATCGTGTCGCGCATCGGACAGCCGGAGACCGTCAGGTACACGGTCACGGCGACCGCGCCGTCCGCGCCGATCTCCACCGATTTGACCATCCCCAGTTCGGTGATGGGCCGATGGATCTCCGGGTCGTTCACCGTCGCCAGTGCCTCGCGCACCGCGTCTTCCGTAACCATGTCCCCGATGGTACGGCGCCGTACCGGGCCGCAGGGCAGCCCGTCAGCGGTCTTCTGCGTCACGTCCGCGCCCGGA carries:
- a CDS encoding S1C family serine protease; the protein is MTQDGDIEPGLSHPPVTTAPATPPWHRYDPWSPTPFQDVPAPAPRRPRTPRRTVLAAALAVFFASGAAGLAMGAYLEHENLRSTLPETGHDLPDRPARSVPDIAADALPGVVTLHVRGVGRQDTGTGFVFDTHGRILTNNHVVAPGDSDDGEISVTFADGTTSRATLVGRDAHSDLAVVEAAHAGHLTPLPLGNSDDVRVGDPVVAIGAPFDLPGTVTAGIVSATRRSVTANGEKGEGDDVSYTDALQTDAPINPGNSGGPLLDGRARVVGINSAIRAADADADAAEGTAGSIGLGFAIPVNHARRVADQLIAEDRAGGTG
- a CDS encoding DUF3117 domain-containing protein, which gives rise to MAAMKPRTGDGPLEVTKEGRGIVMRVPLEGGGRLVVELTPDEADALGDALKKVVG
- a CDS encoding O-methyltransferase, yielding MCGFPTPTDTVTPRQQRGQERVITANRQTSWAFADAFVAEDDALHWARERAREAGLRSVSPGAGAALRLLAATVDAKAVAEIGTGTGVSGIHLLHGMRPDGVLTTVDPEPERQQFARQAFRAAGFASNRARFIPGRALDVLPRLADAGYDLMFCDGDRMECLDYLAESLRLLRPGGLVVFEGVFADGRTIDSGPQPAEVVRLRELLRAVRESQDLVPSLLPVGDGLLCAVKR
- a CDS encoding zf-HC2 domain-containing protein produces the protein MTGSRRPTPAEQHLGDRLSALVDGELGHESRERVLAHLATCAKCKAEADAQRQLKSVFAKAAPPPPSASFLARLQCLPAGGDSDDDAGPPPSGFARGGRPGRAAPESGLFGVLADPFRYVPSGAHATALSPSEDHALSGDPGGDRGFRIAHVGRPEERAASRGLRFAFVAAGAVSLAAIALGGVTAGSPADPASQARGAGAGSNVGPAQAAATTAATTENRRRRAAGPLPAQTRRIQEDAAVSVGVGAPLLPGTPESGGAQARDMAQSLTAPVAAGAVVGSPLIRALTTVSPLRLGAWPAPPGLTPPPLPPTLP
- the sigE gene encoding RNA polymerase sigma factor SigE, giving the protein MFRRLLGSAGRPKSVTDTADSIQAADSAQTATFSTEADSQAWTPPTWEEIVSTHSGRVYRLAYRLTGNQHDAEDLTQEVFVRVFRSLSTYTPGTFEGWLHRITTNLFLDMVRRKQRIRFDALGDDAAERLPSREPTPQQIFNDAHFDADVQQALDTLAPEFRAAVVLCDIEGLSYEEIAATLGVKLGTVRSRIHRGRSQLRKALAHRSPEARAEKRRGFAFPGVPALGGGGATA
- a CDS encoding sec-independent translocase; amino-acid sequence: MFNDIGPFELVTIIVLAVLVFGPDKLPKVIQDTMRTIRKIREFSESAKQDIRDELGPEFKDFEFEDLNPKTFIRKQMENDELGLKEIRNGFDLKKEMAEVAEAVHSGEAETTRASGAAVDMRKQPELTKKETPQERPPFDADAT
- a CDS encoding Mrp/NBP35 family ATP-binding protein, encoding MVTEDAVREALATVNDPEIHRPITELGMVKSVEIGADGAVAVTVYLTVSGCPMRDTITQGVTEAVSRVEGVTRVDVTLDVMSDEQRKELASALRGGQAEREIPFARPGSLTRVYAVASGKGGVGKSSVTVNLAAAMAADGLKVGVVDADIYGHSVPRMLGADGRPTQVENMIMPPSANGVKVISIGMFTPGNAPVVWRGPMLHRALQQFLADVYWGDLDVLLLDLPPGTGDIAISVAQLVPNAEILVVTTPQQAAAEVAERAGSIAVQTHQKIVGVVENMAGLPCPHCGEMVDVFGTGGGQTVADGLTRTTGATVPVLGSIPIDVRLREGGDEGKPVVLSDPDSPAGSALRAIAGKLGGRQRGLAGMTLGITPKNKF